One window from the genome of Candidatus Zixiibacteriota bacterium encodes:
- a CDS encoding M15 family metallopeptidase, with amino-acid sequence MRNVRVRRGVLTAAAALCFASGAPQADRSAKAERPCNHSVTIDAVTYDVPERWCERYVPPHERAAADTLVALPKDLCDNGSRIYVTRATREAFVRMAEAARKAGIRFRVDSGYRSPAYQKRVIRRRMAEGQTFHQVVRFVAPPGFSQHHTARALDLVPSEARFVHTDAYKWLTRHAADFGFVESYPKPVEKSDYDYWESWHWYYRE; translated from the coding sequence GTGAGGAACGTCCGGGTCAGACGAGGCGTGTTGACGGCCGCGGCGGCGCTCTGCTTCGCGTCCGGCGCCCCGCAGGCCGACCGGTCGGCCAAGGCCGAGCGCCCTTGCAACCATTCCGTCACCATCGACGCCGTCACCTACGACGTGCCGGAGCGGTGGTGCGAGCGCTATGTTCCGCCCCATGAGCGGGCGGCGGCCGACACGCTCGTGGCCCTACCGAAAGATCTCTGCGACAACGGCAGCCGGATCTACGTCACCCGCGCCACCCGCGAGGCGTTTGTCCGCATGGCCGAGGCGGCCCGCAAAGCCGGCATCCGCTTCCGCGTCGACTCCGGGTACCGTTCCCCGGCCTATCAGAAGCGGGTGATCCGGCGCCGCATGGCCGAGGGGCAGACCTTCCACCAGGTCGTGCGTTTCGTCGCTCCGCCCGGCTTCTCCCAGCACCACACGGCGCGCGCGCTCGATCTCGTGCCGAGCGAGGCCCGTTTCGTCCATACCGACGCCTACAAGTGGCTCACCCGGCACGCCGCCGATTTCGGCTTTGTCGAATCCTACCCGAAACCGGTGGAGAAGTCCGACTACGACTACTGGGAATCGTGGCACTGGTACTATCGGGAGTAG
- a CDS encoding trypsin-like peptidase domain-containing protein, which produces MRFLRFMLVVTATALSGAVTVAAQVSEGGTPPSFGKAVGAAIDRYVTAPIDVAALLEEDARTPKDVPFRFGYPFDVRLGLDNAGTWEVLADGSRLWRLQIECPGAASINLIFDRFWLPDGARLFIYNADRSHVIGAFTSRNNKDYGSFATQPVRGDVSVLEYWEPAGLNAQPELRVSRIVHAYRNLFARDFLKDFGESGACNNNVRCPEWAAFDPLIRSVALITTGGGFRLCSGAMINNVRQDLTPYFLTANHCLGGSDTWVFIFNYESPACSNVDGPTYMTVSGSTLRANLAYSDFALLELSEQPPDSYNVYYAGWNAVNAAADSVIAIHHPSGDIKKITFDYNAVTSTSYLGTAVPGDDSHWRIGQWEDGTTEPGSSGSPIFNRQGQIIGQLHGGYASCASITSDWYGKFAKSWSYGSTAATRLRDWLDPDNTGALSLGGRESAGISITHDPLPDTRDTVNDYAVLAAITSDVPLDPDSLLLYYEIGAANYEDTLTPTGNPDEFVGYIPAQAPGTVVSYRLLAVDSDGKADTTDSFSFRVIDYGLTLAPAADTLSGPVADSVWYALQIVNTGVYTDSYALAVSGNAWTTEIFDAAGTTPLLSTGPLAADSVFAFTVRVIVPPSVYGAADTALVTATSVGDPVYTAASRLRTVSDGEPLAIPFEDEFPAAALSAAHWVQTTGAEANAVALAEPSEPYSLNLDGAPAGADTVMSQVINLAGQGNLIVRYFYERTGGGDSPEANDDLFVEYRDSAGVWQLLQQHLGSGPDMTTFSEVELPLPPAAYHSAFRLRLRSIGTAGAYDDWFVDDLYVGPPQPFKLSLDPAFASQYGPAGDTMQYTLQIANRGSQADQYSFADSGGAWPVSFWDDAGVAPVGGSGMIAAGDSARFVVKVEVPADAPMNAVDSCRVRAVSAGDPLMFDDSRLVSFSAGPPGGFPWYEPFPVDTVIVSRWTSIVGAAVSAAALFPPSAPYAAALDGGVDTLTSQPIDLSGRSDVVLSYYYERGGSSEPPDAGDDLWVEYKNNSGSWVLVARHLGSGAPMSSFERVTFGLPADALHGGFQVRFRSFGSGADSDFWFVDNISVDYAPALAVAPSGFSAGLVQGDSAADRLLIANTGLGVLTYSLSVVPVAAKGNTRLGELLASGELAPAHRRLAEGFEDYADHKGADDPRSGPAVEKSAGGPDGHGYFWIDSDESGGPAFEWIDVSAAGTDVISALNDDNFAGPYAIGFPFPFYDSAYTEIYIGSNGIIGFAPGAMNSRFKKHIPNDTLPNALLAWLWDDLNPDDVNNAAAAHVYLDTSGGRCVIQFTAYPEYLANPGDVITAEVILEPDGSIRFQYLSVAAGFDAAGGTIGIESPDGTDGLEVAYLTPYLKDSLCIRFVQPYQWLGLSRFSGTVAAGGTDTVGLMFRSAGLDSGLYQAALVVSCNDPNHPAETVPAELTVTLQPAWICGDINGDGAGPSVADLTFFINFLFRGGPAPPDPAACDFDGSGDIALPDLTQLINFLFRGGSPPTCGN; this is translated from the coding sequence ATGAGGTTCCTGAGGTTCATGCTGGTCGTCACCGCGACCGCGCTGTCGGGCGCGGTAACCGTGGCCGCGCAGGTCAGCGAAGGGGGCACGCCGCCGAGTTTCGGCAAGGCGGTGGGCGCCGCAATCGACCGCTACGTCACCGCGCCGATCGACGTGGCCGCGCTTCTCGAGGAGGACGCGCGGACGCCCAAAGATGTGCCTTTCCGATTCGGCTACCCGTTCGATGTCCGGCTCGGTCTGGACAACGCGGGCACGTGGGAGGTGCTGGCCGACGGCAGCCGGCTGTGGCGGCTGCAGATCGAATGCCCCGGCGCCGCGTCGATCAACCTGATCTTCGACCGGTTCTGGCTGCCCGACGGCGCCCGGCTGTTCATCTACAACGCCGACCGCTCCCACGTCATCGGCGCCTTCACGAGCCGTAACAACAAGGACTACGGCTCCTTCGCCACTCAGCCGGTGCGCGGCGACGTGAGCGTGCTGGAGTACTGGGAGCCGGCCGGGCTGAACGCGCAGCCGGAACTGCGGGTCTCGCGCATCGTCCACGCCTACCGCAATCTGTTCGCGCGGGATTTTCTCAAGGATTTCGGCGAATCGGGCGCCTGCAACAACAACGTCCGCTGCCCCGAGTGGGCGGCCTTTGATCCCCTCATCCGCTCGGTGGCCCTGATCACGACCGGCGGCGGCTTCCGCCTCTGTTCGGGCGCGATGATCAACAACGTGCGGCAGGACCTCACCCCCTATTTCCTCACCGCCAACCACTGCCTCGGCGGCTCCGACACCTGGGTGTTCATTTTCAACTACGAGAGCCCGGCCTGCAGCAACGTCGACGGCCCCACCTACATGACGGTGTCGGGTTCCACCCTCCGGGCGAATCTCGCCTACTCAGACTTCGCGCTCCTGGAGCTGTCCGAGCAGCCGCCGGATTCCTACAACGTCTACTACGCCGGCTGGAACGCCGTCAACGCCGCCGCCGACAGCGTTATCGCCATCCACCACCCCTCGGGCGACATCAAGAAGATCACTTTCGACTACAACGCGGTGACCTCCACGAGCTACCTGGGGACCGCGGTGCCCGGCGACGATTCGCACTGGCGGATCGGCCAGTGGGAGGACGGCACGACCGAGCCCGGGTCCTCCGGGTCGCCGATCTTCAACCGCCAGGGACAGATCATCGGCCAGCTCCACGGCGGCTACGCTTCCTGCGCGAGCATCACCTCCGACTGGTACGGGAAGTTCGCCAAGTCGTGGAGCTACGGGTCGACCGCCGCCACCCGCCTGCGCGACTGGCTGGACCCCGACAACACGGGTGCGCTCAGTCTGGGCGGCCGGGAGAGCGCCGGCATCTCCATCACCCACGATCCGCTCCCCGACACCCGCGACACGGTCAACGACTACGCCGTCCTCGCCGCCATCACCAGCGACGTTCCTCTGGACCCCGACTCGCTCCTGCTCTACTATGAAATCGGGGCGGCCAACTACGAGGATACGCTCACCCCGACCGGCAACCCCGATGAGTTTGTCGGCTACATTCCCGCGCAGGCTCCCGGCACAGTCGTCAGCTACCGCCTGCTGGCGGTCGACAGCGACGGCAAGGCGGACACCACCGACAGTTTCAGCTTCCGCGTCATCGACTACGGCCTGACCCTGGCGCCCGCCGCCGATACACTCTCCGGCCCGGTTGCCGATTCAGTCTGGTACGCCCTGCAGATTGTGAACACCGGCGTGTACACGGACTCCTACGCCCTCGCGGTGTCGGGCAACGCCTGGACTACCGAAATCTTCGACGCCGCCGGGACGACGCCGCTTTTGTCCACCGGCCCGCTGGCGGCCGACTCCGTTTTCGCGTTCACGGTCCGCGTCATCGTGCCGCCCTCGGTGTACGGGGCCGCCGACACGGCCCTTGTCACGGCCACGTCCGTCGGCGATCCGGTCTACACCGCGGCCAGCCGGCTCCGCACCGTCTCCGACGGCGAGCCGCTGGCGATTCCGTTCGAGGACGAGTTCCCGGCGGCCGCGCTGAGCGCCGCGCACTGGGTCCAGACCACCGGGGCCGAGGCCAACGCCGTCGCGCTCGCCGAACCCTCCGAACCGTACAGCCTCAACCTCGACGGCGCCCCGGCGGGAGCCGACACGGTCATGTCGCAGGTGATCAATCTCGCGGGCCAGGGGAATCTGATCGTGCGCTATTTCTACGAGCGCACCGGCGGCGGCGACTCCCCCGAGGCCAACGACGACCTCTTCGTCGAGTACCGCGACAGCGCCGGCGTGTGGCAGCTCCTGCAGCAACACCTCGGTTCTGGCCCCGACATGACGACTTTCTCCGAGGTGGAACTCCCGCTTCCGCCGGCCGCTTATCACAGCGCGTTCCGCCTGCGCCTGAGGAGTATCGGGACGGCGGGCGCCTACGACGACTGGTTCGTCGACGACCTCTACGTCGGCCCCCCCCAGCCCTTCAAGCTCTCTCTGGACCCGGCCTTCGCCAGCCAGTACGGCCCGGCCGGCGACACCATGCAGTACACGCTGCAGATCGCCAACCGGGGGTCGCAGGCCGACCAGTACAGCTTCGCCGACTCGGGCGGCGCGTGGCCCGTGTCGTTCTGGGATGACGCCGGGGTGGCCCCGGTCGGCGGCAGCGGCATGATCGCCGCCGGCGATTCCGCCCGGTTTGTGGTCAAGGTCGAGGTGCCGGCCGACGCCCCGATGAACGCCGTCGACTCCTGCCGTGTGCGCGCCGTCTCCGCCGGGGACCCGCTCATGTTCGACGACAGTCGGCTGGTTTCGTTCTCGGCCGGCCCGCCCGGCGGATTTCCGTGGTACGAACCCTTCCCGGTCGATACGGTCATCGTCTCCCGGTGGACAAGCATTGTCGGCGCGGCGGTTAGCGCGGCGGCGCTTTTCCCGCCCTCGGCCCCCTACGCGGCGGCGCTCGACGGCGGCGTCGACACGCTGACCTCCCAGCCGATTGACCTGTCGGGGCGCAGCGACGTCGTCCTGTCCTACTACTACGAGCGCGGCGGTTCGTCCGAGCCGCCCGATGCGGGCGACGATCTCTGGGTGGAGTACAAGAACAACTCCGGCTCCTGGGTTCTCGTCGCCCGCCACCTCGGGTCGGGCGCGCCCATGTCGAGCTTCGAGCGCGTGACTTTCGGTCTGCCGGCCGACGCGCTGCACGGCGGTTTCCAGGTCCGCTTCCGCTCGTTCGGTTCCGGCGCCGATTCCGACTTCTGGTTCGTCGACAACATCAGCGTCGACTACGCTCCCGCGCTGGCCGTGGCGCCCTCCGGATTCAGCGCGGGCCTAGTGCAGGGGGATTCCGCCGCGGACCGGCTGCTCATCGCCAACACCGGCCTCGGCGTTCTCACCTATTCGCTCTCGGTTGTCCCGGTCGCCGCCAAGGGGAACACCCGCCTGGGCGAACTGCTCGCGTCGGGGGAACTCGCACCCGCGCACCGGCGGCTCGCGGAGGGTTTCGAGGATTACGCCGACCACAAGGGCGCCGACGATCCGCGGAGCGGGCCGGCGGTGGAAAAGAGCGCCGGCGGACCGGACGGCCACGGCTACTTCTGGATCGACTCCGACGAATCCGGGGGACCGGCCTTTGAATGGATCGACGTCTCGGCCGCCGGCACCGATGTCATCAGCGCCCTCAACGACGATAACTTCGCAGGCCCCTATGCCATCGGCTTCCCCTTCCCGTTCTATGACAGCGCCTACACCGAGATCTACATCGGGTCGAACGGGATCATCGGGTTCGCCCCCGGAGCGATGAACTCCCGCTTCAAGAAACACATCCCCAACGACACTCTCCCCAACGCCCTCCTCGCCTGGCTGTGGGACGACCTGAACCCGGATGATGTGAACAATGCCGCCGCGGCCCACGTCTACCTCGATACGAGCGGCGGCCGTTGCGTCATTCAGTTCACCGCCTATCCCGAATATCTGGCGAACCCCGGCGACGTGATCACGGCGGAGGTTATCCTCGAACCGGACGGTTCCATCCGCTTCCAGTACCTGAGCGTCGCCGCCGGGTTCGATGCGGCCGGCGGCACGATAGGGATCGAGAGCCCGGACGGCACGGACGGCCTGGAGGTTGCGTACCTGACGCCCTACCTGAAAGACTCCCTCTGCATCCGGTTCGTCCAGCCCTACCAATGGCTGGGCCTCAGCCGCTTTTCGGGAACGGTGGCGGCCGGAGGTACCGATACCGTGGGCCTGATGTTCCGCTCGGCGGGTCTGGATTCCGGCCTCTACCAGGCCGCCCTCGTGGTGAGCTGCAACGATCCGAATCACCCGGCGGAGACGGTTCCGGCGGAGCTGACGGTGACGCTCCAGCCTGCCTGGATCTGCGGCGACATCAACGGCGACGGGGCGGGGCCGAGCGTGGCCGACCTGACTTTCTTCATCAACTTCCTCTTCCGGGGCGGGCCGGCGCCGCCGGATCCCGCGGCTTGCGATTTCGACGGCTCGGGCGACATCGCGCTGCCGGATCTCACGCAGTTGATCAATTTTCTCTTCCGCGGGGGGTCGCCGCCGACCTGCGGCAACTGA
- a CDS encoding radical SAM protein gives MSSSDRRPFEPNLERCACCPRGCGADRTASPLGWCRSGADLSIGSICAHRGEEPVISGPHGICNIFFTRCNLQCVYCQNYDISRTHEPIIETAMSYDRLADRVEEHLDRGCPSVGFVSPSHYYPQMLRIIDVLAARGRRPVYVCNTNGYDRVEAIRRLEGIIDVYLPDFKYMDERLAREFSQAPRYPEIAAAAIGEMFRQMGAEIELGADGLIRRGLVIRHLVLPGQVQNSIEVLRCIAECFSPDCHLSLMSQYWPTPAVARHPTLGRRVLRDEYDEVLEAMERLGFTRGWVQELGSSEHYRPDFMRDHPFEP, from the coding sequence ATGAGTTCATCGGATCGCCGACCGTTCGAACCGAACCTGGAGCGCTGCGCCTGCTGCCCCCGGGGCTGCGGCGCCGACCGCACCGCCAGCCCGCTCGGCTGGTGCCGCAGCGGCGCCGACCTGTCTATCGGTTCGATCTGCGCCCACCGGGGCGAGGAGCCGGTCATCTCCGGCCCCCACGGCATCTGCAACATCTTCTTCACCCGCTGCAACCTCCAGTGTGTCTACTGCCAGAACTACGACATCAGCCGCACGCACGAACCGATCATCGAAACCGCCATGAGCTACGACCGGCTGGCCGACCGGGTCGAGGAGCATCTCGACCGGGGCTGCCCTTCGGTCGGCTTCGTCTCCCCCTCGCACTACTACCCGCAGATGCTCCGCATCATCGACGTGCTCGCCGCCCGCGGCCGCCGGCCGGTGTACGTGTGCAACACCAACGGCTACGACCGGGTCGAGGCGATCCGGCGGCTGGAGGGGATCATCGATGTCTACCTGCCCGATTTCAAGTACATGGATGAGCGGCTCGCGCGCGAGTTTTCGCAGGCCCCCCGCTACCCCGAGATCGCGGCGGCCGCGATCGGGGAGATGTTCCGGCAGATGGGCGCCGAGATCGAGCTCGGCGCCGACGGCTTGATCCGGCGCGGGTTGGTCATTCGCCACCTCGTGCTCCCCGGTCAGGTGCAAAACTCGATCGAGGTTCTCCGCTGCATCGCCGAGTGTTTTTCGCCCGACTGCCACCTCTCGCTCATGTCGCAGTACTGGCCGACGCCGGCCGTGGCCCGCCATCCCACCCTCGGCCGCCGCGTCCTCCGGGACGAGTACGATGAGGTGCTCGAAGCGATGGAACGCCTGGGGTTCACCCGCGGCTGGGTCCAGGAACTCGGCTCCAGCGAGCACTACCGCCCCGACTTCATGCGCGATCACCCCTTCGAACCATGA
- a CDS encoding ferritin, translated as MMITKKMAKALNEQIGAELDSEYIYLAMAYKFEEMNLTVFAKWFYKQAEEEHKHALKFAKYLVEQGAPVTVPGIEAPKAAWKSAQEICDAAVEHEKYITKRIHDLVKLARAEGDIATEQFLQWYVAEQVEEVASTSELAGMVKLAGTAGQLLQLESRIYRMVEARS; from the coding sequence ATGATGATCACCAAGAAGATGGCCAAGGCTCTGAACGAGCAGATCGGCGCCGAACTCGACTCCGAGTACATCTACCTGGCCATGGCCTACAAGTTCGAAGAGATGAACCTGACCGTGTTCGCGAAGTGGTTCTATAAGCAGGCCGAAGAGGAGCACAAGCACGCCCTGAAGTTCGCCAAGTACCTCGTCGAGCAGGGCGCCCCGGTCACGGTGCCGGGAATCGAGGCTCCCAAGGCGGCGTGGAAATCGGCGCAGGAGATCTGCGACGCCGCGGTCGAACACGAGAAGTACATCACCAAGCGCATCCACGACCTGGTCAAGCTGGCCCGCGCCGAGGGGGACATCGCCACCGAGCAGTTCCTCCAGTGGTACGTGGCCGAGCAGGTCGAGGAAGTCGCTTCGACCAGCGAGCTCGCGGGCATGGTGAAGCTTGCCGGCACGGCCGGCCAGCTCCTCCAGCTGGAGAGCCGGATTTACCGGATGGTCGAAGCGCGCAGCTGA
- a CDS encoding thrombospondin type 3 repeat-containing protein, with protein MMRSLRCATVLLLLVLCASTVVAVNEHYLRLKADSPKALAELSEVVSIDNVQDGVVLAYATDEQLAALERLGYAFEELPRPSTLIVPEMTSDLRDARAWDVYPTYDAYVAMMNQFAATYPGLCQIVTIGTTTEGRALLAAKISDNVAVDEDEPEVLYLSSMHGDETTGYVLMLRMIDSLLSAYGVNPQITSMVDNLEIWINPLHNPDGTYAGGNSTVYGATRYNANGVDLNRNFPDADDGPHPDGNAYQPETNAMIAFAQARHFIISANFHGGAEVVNYPWDTWSRRHPDDAWWQTVSHVFADSAQYYSSGGYMDGFNDGITNGYDWYTITGGRQDFMNYWHGCREVTIEISETKLLPAGQLPTWWGYLRVSLFNYLRNALRGVRGIVTDANTGLPLAATIFVLSHDTQADSSQVYTDPVLGNYHRMIAPGTWNFVYSSPGYYPDTVFGITVASYAGTVTQNVQLQPLPNAPVLTFVSQTAGALDPGESAAMSITLKNEGAGNAVNLAGTLATADSYITITQNSAMFPTITALGGTGTSLTAYQFSVSPSCPLEHPVDFVVHLTADGGYSDSVLFSLTVGQTIEDFETGNFAAFPWTQSGNAAWVTTTSAPYEGTYSAKSGTISHSQTSTMQVTLSNLEAGTVTFRYKVSSESGWDYLEFWLDGVRKDRWSGTVAWTEASYATTAGSHTFRWTYTKDGSQSVGSDCGWVDYIVFPTADPDPDNDGIPTGSDNCPTVANPGQTDADGDGKGDACDNCPSVQNPTQANSDSDTFGDACDNCPTVANQIQTDADSDGKGDACDNCVTTPNPDQANSDTDAFGNACDNCPAIANATQNDADSDGVGDACDNCAAVPNTSQTNSDGDVRGDACDNCPTVTNPTQVDGDQDAVGDACDNCPEIANPDQADGDLDGVGDACDYLCGDVTGDGSFTVGDLTFFIAFMFRGGPSPANMAAADVDGQVGITVGDVTYMIAFLFRGGPALVCQ; from the coding sequence ATGATGCGTTCTCTTCGCTGTGCAACCGTCCTGCTTTTGCTTGTCCTCTGCGCGTCGACCGTCGTCGCCGTCAACGAGCACTACCTGCGGCTCAAGGCCGATTCCCCGAAGGCACTGGCCGAGCTCTCCGAGGTCGTCTCGATCGACAACGTGCAGGACGGCGTCGTGCTGGCGTACGCCACCGACGAGCAGCTGGCTGCGCTGGAGCGCCTCGGGTATGCCTTCGAGGAACTCCCGCGCCCGAGCACGCTGATCGTCCCCGAAATGACGTCCGATCTCCGCGATGCAAGGGCCTGGGATGTGTACCCCACGTATGATGCCTACGTGGCCATGATGAACCAGTTTGCCGCAACCTACCCGGGCCTCTGCCAAATCGTGACCATCGGCACGACGACCGAGGGCCGCGCCCTGTTGGCCGCCAAGATCTCCGACAACGTCGCGGTCGACGAGGACGAGCCGGAAGTGCTGTATCTGTCGTCGATGCACGGCGACGAGACCACCGGGTACGTCCTGATGCTGCGCATGATCGACTCCCTCCTGAGCGCCTACGGCGTCAATCCTCAGATCACCAGCATGGTCGACAATCTCGAGATCTGGATCAACCCGCTGCACAACCCCGACGGGACCTACGCCGGCGGCAATTCGACAGTGTACGGGGCGACCCGCTACAACGCCAACGGCGTCGACCTCAACCGGAACTTCCCCGACGCCGACGACGGGCCGCACCCGGACGGCAACGCCTATCAGCCGGAAACCAACGCCATGATCGCGTTCGCCCAGGCCCGCCACTTTATCATCTCCGCCAACTTCCACGGCGGGGCCGAAGTGGTCAACTACCCCTGGGACACCTGGTCGCGCCGGCATCCCGACGACGCCTGGTGGCAGACCGTCTCACACGTGTTCGCCGACTCCGCCCAGTACTACAGCTCGGGGGGCTACATGGACGGGTTCAACGACGGCATCACCAACGGGTATGACTGGTACACGATCACCGGCGGCCGCCAGGATTTCATGAACTACTGGCACGGCTGCCGCGAAGTCACCATCGAGATCTCCGAGACCAAGCTGCTCCCCGCCGGCCAGCTCCCGACCTGGTGGGGCTACCTGCGGGTCTCGCTGTTCAACTACCTGCGCAATGCCCTCCGGGGCGTGCGCGGGATCGTCACCGACGCCAACACCGGCCTGCCGCTGGCGGCCACGATCTTTGTGCTCAGCCACGACACCCAGGCCGACAGCTCCCAGGTCTACACCGATCCCGTGCTGGGCAACTACCACCGCATGATCGCTCCCGGTACCTGGAACTTCGTCTACAGCTCGCCCGGCTACTACCCGGACACTGTTTTCGGCATCACCGTCGCTTCCTACGCCGGCACGGTCACGCAGAACGTACAGCTCCAGCCGCTGCCGAACGCGCCGGTTCTGACGTTCGTGAGCCAGACGGCGGGTGCGCTGGATCCGGGGGAATCGGCGGCCATGAGCATCACACTGAAAAACGAGGGCGCCGGCAACGCCGTTAATCTGGCCGGGACGCTGGCGACCGCCGACAGCTACATCACGATCACGCAGAACAGCGCCATGTTCCCGACCATCACCGCCCTGGGCGGCACCGGCACGTCGCTCACCGCCTACCAGTTCAGCGTCTCCCCCTCCTGCCCGCTCGAGCACCCGGTCGATTTCGTTGTACACCTCACCGCCGACGGCGGCTACAGCGACAGCGTGCTGTTTTCGTTGACCGTGGGGCAGACGATCGAAGACTTCGAGACCGGCAATTTCGCCGCCTTCCCGTGGACGCAGAGCGGCAACGCTGCGTGGGTAACGACGACTTCGGCGCCCTACGAGGGCACCTACTCGGCCAAGTCGGGGACCATTTCGCACAGCCAGACCTCCACCATGCAGGTCACGCTGAGCAACCTCGAGGCCGGCACGGTGACTTTCCGCTACAAGGTCTCGTCGGAGTCGGGCTGGGACTACCTGGAATTCTGGCTCGACGGCGTCCGCAAGGACCGGTGGTCCGGCACCGTCGCCTGGACCGAGGCGTCCTACGCCACCACGGCCGGTAGCCATACGTTCCGCTGGACCTACACGAAGGACGGATCACAGTCGGTCGGCAGCGACTGCGGCTGGGTGGACTACATTGTCTTCCCGACTGCCGATCCCGATCCCGATAACGACGGGATCCCCACCGGGTCGGACAACTGCCCCACGGTCGCCAACCCCGGCCAGACCGATGCCGACGGCGACGGTAAGGGGGACGCCTGCGACAACTGCCCGTCGGTCCAGAACCCCACCCAGGCCAACTCCGACAGCGATACTTTCGGCGACGCCTGCGACAACTGTCCGACCGTCGCCAACCAGATCCAGACCGACGCCGACAGCGACGGCAAGGGGGACGCCTGCGACAACTGCGTGACCACCCCCAATCCGGACCAGGCCAACAGCGACACCGACGCTTTCGGCAACGCCTGCGACAATTGCCCTGCCATCGCCAACGCCACTCAGAACGACGCTGACAGCGACGGTGTCGGGGATGCCTGCGACAACTGCGCGGCGGTGCCCAACACCAGTCAGACGAATTCTGACGGCGACGTCCGCGGCGACGCCTGCGACAACTGCCCGACTGTCACAAATCCGACGCAGGTCGACGGCGATCAGGATGCCGTCGGCGACGCCTGTGACAACTGTCCCGAGATCGCTAACCCGGACCAGGCCGACGGCGACCTCGACGGCGTCGGCGACGCCTGCGATTACCTGTGCGGCGACGTTACCGGGGACGGCAGTTTCACTGTCGGCGATTTGACCTTCTTTATCGCCTTCATGTTCCGCGGCGGTCCCTCCCCCGCCAACATGGCGGCGGCGGATGTTGACGGCCAGGTCGGCATCACCGTCGGCGACGTCACCTACATGATCGCCTTCCTCTTCCGAGGGGGCCCGGCGCTGGTGTGCCAGTGA
- a CDS encoding flavin reductase, whose amino-acid sequence MLADRKQHATCERVIAMADDIKKVLRKFEYGVYVVTMGKGENGNAFTASWVTQVSSDPPLVAIAVHKKRQSIPLLREHQAFVVNLIGEGQEAVAKSFYGPAEAGYDKLKARTLGNSPATGTPVLHGILGYVDCAIVNSVETGNHILFIGEVKAAGLESDRQILTGTNSGLRYVG is encoded by the coding sequence ATGCTGGCCGATCGAAAGCAACACGCCACCTGCGAAAGGGTAATCGCCATGGCCGACGACATCAAAAAAGTCCTCCGGAAGTTCGAATACGGCGTCTACGTGGTCACAATGGGGAAGGGGGAAAACGGAAACGCCTTCACCGCCTCCTGGGTGACCCAGGTCAGTTCCGATCCGCCGCTGGTCGCGATCGCGGTGCATAAGAAACGGCAGTCGATCCCGTTGCTGCGGGAGCACCAGGCGTTCGTCGTCAATCTCATCGGCGAGGGACAGGAAGCGGTCGCCAAGTCGTTCTACGGCCCGGCCGAGGCCGGCTACGACAAGCTCAAAGCCCGCACCCTCGGCAATTCCCCCGCCACCGGCACGCCGGTGCTCCACGGGATCCTCGGCTATGTCGACTGCGCCATCGTCAACTCGGTCGAGACCGGCAACCACATCCTGTTCATCGGAGAGGTGAAGGCGGCCGGACTGGAAAGCGACCGTCAGATTCTCACCGGTACGAACTCCGGCCTCCGCTACGTAGGGTAA